From the Priestia koreensis genome, one window contains:
- a CDS encoding polynucleotide kinase-phosphatase, protein MNLYIPYSGIILFVGPSNSGKSTLIQELIQKQQILSSEVVSSDTFRVLTSDIEFMDWTNRPKDEADVLYNQYQQISKAAFTLMDSLIEARCKLNKVTFVDATHLHPDDRKKYIEMGRRHHVPVVAIVLGVDQDTLLARDQNRDNPRGKRRIKQQYQVFKREKRFMKKEGYRSVYFLSDDKNFTFVREKRNPLEIDASSGIDIIGDIHGCYDEMIELLEKLGYQKNEESYFIHPEGRKFLSLGDIMSRGPKSLQTMTFFSRHIKKGLGYMIDSNHGWKIARWLDGRNVMLSHGDERVEKELQQFQQELGDEETANLKQNLKEMLMNAPSHYILTKNGVATLVCTHAGIKDEFIGKQSQIISDFCRYGESDGFHESGKPIRKDWSIHHATSTLIVWGHDPKKKPLTVHNTVNIDQGVVFGGELTALRYPEQEFVAVQAKKDYSNSEQNPLKELAAQRLNPPNIAKFLNGYSVSTRDSNDVRIPKEHIIPALDTVSHFTVPIEELVYIPPTMSPTPTPSPLPDYLEHPKEAIEYYRKLGITTMVAEKKHMGSRGILLLFKDPEAAKKHIGRETLGTIYTRTGRRFFKADTEKNVLLQINQSLREHGYFEKYDTEYVLLDAEIMPWNLKAKELINDQYANVAEHALLDRSMLLAKLKNALQATPELESWVNEYEQKLDHAEQFKDVFQKYCWDVEDINRIQIAPFHVLAHSNSTFFHKPHTWHMKMNQAFSQMVDLFVQTDFMIISDEDSEEEVIKWWEDITSDGHEGIVIKPETFLTSVKGKVIQPAIKVRGQKYLNIIYGMDYLLPENLKRLKERSVSKKQKLALMEFSLGLEGIRRFVDEETTERVHECVLGTLAMESDPVDPRL, encoded by the coding sequence ATGAATCTCTATATCCCCTATTCAGGAATTATATTATTCGTTGGTCCTTCTAATAGTGGAAAGTCCACGCTTATACAAGAACTCATTCAGAAACAGCAAATTCTTTCATCAGAAGTGGTAAGCTCTGATACGTTTCGGGTTCTGACAAGCGATATTGAATTCATGGATTGGACAAACAGACCAAAAGACGAGGCAGATGTACTTTACAATCAATATCAGCAAATTTCAAAAGCAGCATTTACGCTGATGGACTCACTAATTGAAGCAAGATGTAAGCTTAACAAAGTTACATTTGTTGATGCTACACACCTTCATCCCGATGACCGAAAAAAATATATTGAGATGGGAAGACGCCACCATGTTCCTGTCGTCGCTATCGTATTAGGCGTTGATCAAGATACGTTATTAGCGCGTGATCAAAATCGGGACAACCCAAGAGGCAAACGTCGCATCAAGCAACAGTATCAAGTATTCAAGCGTGAAAAACGTTTTATGAAAAAAGAAGGCTATCGCTCTGTGTATTTTCTTTCAGACGACAAGAACTTCACATTTGTTCGAGAGAAACGTAATCCTCTGGAAATTGATGCGTCAAGCGGTATTGATATTATCGGAGACATCCACGGGTGCTATGATGAAATGATTGAACTTTTAGAAAAGCTTGGGTATCAAAAAAATGAGGAATCCTACTTTATTCATCCAGAAGGCCGCAAGTTTTTATCACTCGGTGATATTATGAGCCGTGGACCAAAATCACTTCAAACGATGACGTTTTTCAGTCGTCACATTAAAAAAGGGCTTGGCTACATGATTGATAGCAACCACGGTTGGAAGATTGCTCGCTGGCTTGACGGTCGCAACGTTATGTTAAGTCATGGAGATGAACGGGTTGAAAAGGAACTTCAGCAGTTTCAACAAGAACTTGGTGACGAGGAAACAGCAAATTTAAAACAGAATTTAAAAGAAATGCTGATGAATGCTCCTTCTCATTACATCTTAACGAAAAACGGGGTGGCGACCCTTGTCTGTACACACGCAGGAATTAAAGATGAATTTATCGGAAAACAATCGCAAATTATTTCCGATTTCTGTCGTTACGGCGAGTCGGATGGATTTCATGAAAGCGGAAAACCTATTCGAAAAGATTGGTCCATTCATCACGCGACATCAACTCTTATCGTATGGGGACACGATCCGAAAAAGAAACCGCTGACTGTACACAATACGGTAAATATCGACCAAGGCGTCGTATTCGGTGGAGAACTAACAGCGCTTCGCTATCCGGAACAAGAATTTGTAGCAGTACAGGCGAAAAAAGATTACTCAAACAGCGAGCAAAATCCATTAAAGGAACTTGCAGCACAGCGCTTAAATCCACCGAACATTGCGAAGTTCTTAAACGGCTATTCTGTTTCAACGCGAGATTCAAACGACGTTCGCATTCCAAAAGAGCATATTATCCCAGCGCTCGACACGGTGTCTCATTTCACAGTGCCAATTGAAGAACTGGTGTACATCCCACCTACGATGAGTCCTACGCCTACTCCTTCTCCTTTGCCTGATTATCTAGAGCATCCAAAGGAAGCGATTGAGTATTACCGAAAGCTTGGTATAACAACTATGGTCGCTGAGAAAAAGCATATGGGGAGTCGCGGAATACTGCTTCTTTTTAAAGATCCAGAGGCTGCAAAAAAACATATCGGTCGGGAAACATTAGGAACCATTTATACGCGAACAGGAAGACGATTTTTCAAAGCGGACACGGAGAAAAATGTCCTTTTACAAATAAACCAAAGTCTTCGTGAGCACGGTTATTTTGAAAAATATGATACAGAATACGTCCTTCTAGATGCCGAAATTATGCCTTGGAATTTAAAAGCAAAAGAGCTTATTAATGATCAGTATGCAAATGTAGCAGAACACGCCCTACTAGACAGAAGCATGCTGCTAGCAAAACTTAAAAACGCCCTCCAAGCTACACCTGAACTTGAGTCATGGGTGAACGAGTACGAACAGAAACTTGACCACGCTGAACAATTTAAAGATGTGTTTCAAAAATATTGCTGGGACGTTGAGGATATTAATCGTATACAGATTGCGCCATTTCATGTGCTTGCACACAGCAACAGCACCTTCTTTCATAAACCCCACACGTGGCACATGAAAATGAATCAAGCATTTTCTCAAATGGTGGATTTGTTTGTCCAAACTGATTTTATGATCATTTCAGATGAAGACAGCGAAGAGGAAGTTATTAAATGGTGGGAGGACATCACAAGTGACGGACATGAAGGAATTGTCATTAAACCAGAAACGTTTCTCACCTCCGTCAAAGGAAAGGTGATTCAGCCTGCGATTAAAGTACGCGGACAGAAATACTTAAACATCATTTATGGAATGGACTACCTGCTACCTGAGAATCTAAAACGATTAAAAGAGCGGAGCGTATCCAAAAAGCAAAAACTTGCACTAATGGAATTTTCTCTTGGTTTAGAAGGCATTCGACGTTTTGTGGATGAAGAAACGACAGAACGCGTTCACGAGTGTGTTCTTGGTACGTTAGCAATGGAGTCCGATCCCGTTGATCCCCGATTATAA
- a CDS encoding 3' terminal RNA ribose 2'-O-methyltransferase Hen1, with amino-acid sequence MQLTIKAHGENADAISYLLAKNPNNLYERMHNGHLVRMFYTECTQEKLDVTFFVTPDSIELSRNRSEIYDITSYINDREFAVSSIFCTLLRTSLGTALNGKSKEEYQKWVDHQFAFQFEFGPLASDLSDEQIRNLFEPLGYSVSVTYGSNDYHFSMSKQSAARSITLEGFVTLQSGLRQLFVLIPVLDNYKHYFIDEKEVEKITRYGEGWLDEHPERNFILERGLRFKEMIRLVENTTSSSEELPPVSTSIRLNEQRYEKIIQVIQSLEAHQHIVDFGSGEGKLSVQLGFVEGVKEILAVEPSQRSILQARHRFEKASAEEGFLLPTSITGSLFYYDERFMKKDVMILCEVIEHIDEHRLPKVMDTILHHYQPRTLIVTTPNADYNSVYNLGKDYRHDDHRFEWSRDEFTQWCDTQNHQNNYQLSFNGIGTKHEEYGTPTQMCIFTRKEQ; translated from the coding sequence ATGCAACTTACTATTAAAGCACATGGGGAAAACGCAGATGCCATTTCATATCTATTGGCTAAAAATCCAAACAACCTGTACGAACGCATGCATAACGGACACCTCGTCCGAATGTTTTATACGGAATGTACGCAAGAAAAATTGGACGTGACGTTTTTTGTCACGCCTGATTCAATTGAATTATCGAGAAATCGTTCTGAAATATACGACATTACTTCTTATATTAATGACCGCGAATTTGCTGTTAGTAGTATTTTTTGCACTCTTTTACGAACTTCTCTTGGAACGGCACTAAACGGAAAATCGAAGGAAGAATATCAGAAATGGGTGGATCATCAATTTGCCTTTCAGTTTGAATTTGGTCCTTTAGCTTCTGATCTGTCAGACGAGCAAATTCGAAACCTATTTGAACCGCTGGGCTATTCCGTATCTGTTACATACGGTTCAAATGATTATCACTTTTCAATGTCAAAACAAAGCGCTGCACGGTCTATTACCTTAGAGGGATTTGTCACGTTGCAAAGTGGCCTTCGTCAGCTGTTTGTCTTAATTCCCGTATTGGATAACTATAAGCACTATTTTATTGATGAAAAAGAAGTGGAAAAAATCACACGGTATGGAGAAGGATGGTTAGACGAGCATCCAGAACGAAATTTCATCTTAGAACGTGGGCTTCGGTTCAAAGAAATGATTCGTTTAGTAGAGAACACAACATCTTCATCAGAGGAGTTACCGCCTGTAAGCACCTCTATTCGTTTAAATGAACAGCGCTATGAGAAAATTATTCAGGTTATTCAATCGTTAGAAGCTCACCAGCATATCGTCGACTTTGGATCTGGTGAAGGAAAATTGTCGGTTCAGCTTGGATTTGTAGAGGGGGTGAAGGAAATTCTCGCAGTAGAGCCTTCACAGCGGTCTATTCTTCAAGCACGACATCGATTTGAAAAAGCTTCTGCTGAAGAAGGGTTTCTACTCCCTACTTCCATCACAGGTTCCCTTTTTTACTACGATGAGCGATTCATGAAAAAAGATGTGATGATTTTATGCGAAGTTATTGAGCATATTGATGAGCATCGCCTACCAAAAGTGATGGATACAATTCTCCATCACTATCAACCACGTACGCTCATCGTTACGACGCCAAATGCAGACTACAATTCCGTATACAATCTCGGCAAAGATTACCGCCATGATGATCACCGGTTTGAGTGGTCACGCGATGAATTTACACAATGGTGTGATACCCAAAATCATCAGAATAACTACCAGCTTTCATTTAATGGCATCGGCACCAAACACGAAGAATACGGAACCCCAACACAAATGTGTATATTCACCAGAAAGGAGCAATAA
- the kynU gene encoding kynureninase produces the protein MKVRTIEQAKELDQHDSLRRFREEFYIKKNSIYMDGNSLGLLSKRAEKTLLASLNDWKEHGIDGWMQGSYPWFSLSETLGEKMAPLVGALPDEVIVTGSTTVNLHQILATFYQPSGDRTKILADELTFPSDIYAIQSHLQTHGYEPTEHLVQVKSRDGRFLEEDDIIEAMTSEIALIILPTVLYRSGQVLDIKRLTEEAHKRGILIGFDGCHSVGAVPHSFSEWDVDFAYWCNYKHLNGGPGAVGSLYVNKRHFGTSPGLAGWFGSRKDKQFDMEHTLTPAEHAGAYQIGTPHVLSVAPLIGSLEIFAEAGIENIRQKSLHMTQYLMSLLEQELSGFEFYIGSPREESRLGGHVSLEHKEAARICKALKENGIIPDFRAPNIIRLAPIALYTTYEEVWSVVQVLKRIMTEKQYEKFKNEREVVA, from the coding sequence ATGAAAGTAAGGACGATTGAGCAGGCGAAAGAGTTGGATCAACATGATTCGCTACGTCGTTTTCGAGAAGAGTTTTACATAAAGAAGAATTCCATTTATATGGATGGAAATTCACTTGGATTATTATCAAAGCGTGCTGAAAAAACGCTTTTAGCCTCTTTAAATGACTGGAAAGAACATGGAATTGATGGGTGGATGCAGGGGAGTTATCCGTGGTTCTCGTTATCAGAAACGCTAGGTGAGAAAATGGCTCCCTTAGTCGGGGCATTACCTGACGAAGTGATCGTTACAGGATCTACAACGGTCAACCTTCATCAAATTCTAGCTACCTTTTATCAGCCAAGCGGTGATCGAACAAAGATCTTAGCCGATGAGCTGACGTTTCCGTCTGATATTTATGCCATTCAAAGTCATCTTCAAACGCACGGCTATGAGCCAACAGAACACCTCGTACAGGTAAAAAGCCGAGACGGTCGTTTTTTAGAAGAGGACGATATTATTGAAGCGATGACAAGTGAAATCGCACTGATTATTTTGCCAACTGTTTTATACCGAAGTGGTCAAGTGTTAGATATAAAACGGTTAACAGAAGAGGCGCATAAAAGAGGCATCCTGATTGGTTTTGACGGCTGCCATTCTGTCGGTGCCGTTCCGCATTCTTTTAGTGAATGGGATGTAGATTTTGCTTATTGGTGCAATTATAAACATTTAAATGGAGGTCCTGGTGCAGTGGGGTCTCTGTATGTGAACAAACGTCATTTCGGAACGTCGCCTGGTCTTGCGGGGTGGTTTGGATCACGAAAAGACAAGCAGTTTGATATGGAGCATACGCTGACACCAGCTGAGCATGCAGGCGCTTATCAAATCGGGACACCGCACGTATTAAGCGTAGCGCCGCTAATTGGATCGCTTGAGATCTTTGCAGAAGCAGGAATTGAAAATATCCGTCAAAAATCACTTCATATGACGCAATATTTAATGAGCCTGCTTGAACAAGAGCTTTCAGGATTTGAGTTTTATATTGGAAGTCCCCGTGAAGAATCTCGCTTAGGTGGTCATGTGAGTTTGGAGCATAAAGAGGCGGCTCGCATTTGTAAGGCTCTAAAGGAGAATGGCATTATACCGGATTTTCGTGCACCAAATATTATTCGACTAGCACCTATTGCCCTATACACCACCTATGAGGAAGTGTGGAGCGTCGTCCAAGTGTTAAAGAGAATTATGACAGAAAAGCAGTATGAAAAATTTAAAAATGAGCGGGAAGTTGTGGCTTAA
- the kynA gene encoding tryptophan 2,3-dioxygenase, giving the protein MTNGEQKRSMEVQNRIQSDFQQNMSYGDYLHLDEILSSQHRLSDHHDEMLFIIIHQSSELWMKLILHELSAATACIKQNNLEPSFKMLSRVSRIQQQLIQSWSILSTLTPAEYMEFRDKLGQSSGFQSYQNRLIEFALGNKNEHMLAVYKHDQPLYEKMQGALREPSLYDAAIHALVKRGLKVDDAALSRDYSKMYEPNESVEEAWLTVYRDVGKYWDLYELAEKLVDVGHQQQIWRFNHMSTVERIIGHKQGTGGSSGVTYLKRALDQHFFPELWNLRTKI; this is encoded by the coding sequence ATGACAAACGGGGAACAGAAAAGGTCCATGGAAGTACAAAATCGGATTCAATCGGATTTTCAGCAGAACATGTCGTACGGAGATTATCTACATCTGGATGAAATTTTAAGCAGTCAACACCGTCTCTCAGATCATCACGATGAAATGCTGTTTATTATCATTCATCAATCTTCTGAACTGTGGATGAAGCTTATTTTACACGAGCTAAGTGCCGCGACTGCTTGTATCAAACAAAACAATCTTGAACCTTCTTTTAAAATGCTATCGCGCGTTTCACGTATTCAACAGCAGCTGATTCAATCATGGAGCATTTTATCGACGTTAACGCCAGCGGAATATATGGAGTTTCGTGATAAACTCGGCCAGTCATCAGGATTTCAGTCCTATCAAAACCGCTTAATTGAATTTGCGTTAGGAAATAAAAATGAGCACATGCTTGCCGTGTATAAGCATGATCAGCCGCTGTACGAAAAAATGCAGGGAGCCCTTCGTGAGCCTAGTCTATACGATGCAGCTATTCATGCGCTTGTGAAGCGAGGATTAAAAGTAGATGATGCCGCGCTAAGCCGTGATTATTCCAAAATGTATGAACCAAATGAAAGTGTCGAAGAAGCGTGGCTGACGGTTTATCGAGATGTTGGAAAATATTGGGATTTGTATGAGCTGGCTGAAAAATTAGTGGATGTTGGTCATCAGCAGCAAATATGGCGCTTTAATCATATGAGTACGGTTGAGCGTATTATCGGTCACAAGCAGGGAACGGGAGGATCATCAGGCGTCACGTACTTGAAACGCGCGCTTGATCAACACTTTTTCCCTGAACTATGGAATTTACGGACGAAAATTTAA
- a CDS encoding UDP-N-acetylmuramoyl-L-alanyl-D-glutamate--2,6-diaminopimelate ligase: protein MNIHFKQLDLPFNDIFGPTTQYITHLAYDSRLVQKDGIFFSIKGENHDGHEYISDAVKKGAVTVVGTSSYQLKQLSKRFPHCTFLVVDDVRFFMAHFSKSFYGNSDDKLKTIGVTGTNGKTTVAAYVRSLLTLLHLPTGSIGTTGIWSSKQKLVYAKSTPTTPESTDLHYIFHDLLSLHDQAAVMEVSSIALDQQRVEGMTFDVAIHTNFSEEHLEYHKTMEHYKQSKMRLFQQAKSAVVNVEDEGMGDDLLKTFTGRMVTYSISEGVPAMLQARYLTTTSAGTAFDLHFKGNRYEVFAPVYGDYNIANVLSAIGTALLLGYHIEDILDVLPNLESPEGRFQVIQGPNNQRVILDYAHTPVALTRLLHEVKKLPHNRLILMIAGIGIRDFNKMPKMARVAEGQADEIVVTVDHPGFHDPNIIVDNVISGFSDPHHPNIHRAPTRREGVLTSLSLGEENDIILLTSGCINGAQLVKGEAIPHSDEAIIDAYYASILLKG from the coding sequence ATGAATATTCATTTTAAACAACTAGATTTACCATTTAACGATATTTTTGGACCGACAACACAATACATTACACATTTAGCATATGACTCTCGTCTCGTCCAAAAAGACGGTATATTCTTTAGCATTAAAGGTGAAAACCATGATGGCCATGAATATATATCAGATGCTGTGAAGAAGGGAGCCGTTACCGTTGTGGGAACAAGCTCTTATCAACTAAAACAGCTCAGTAAACGATTTCCACATTGTACGTTCCTAGTCGTAGACGACGTACGCTTTTTCATGGCACATTTTTCAAAATCTTTCTATGGAAATTCAGATGATAAGCTAAAAACGATTGGTGTTACGGGGACGAACGGCAAAACCACCGTTGCTGCATACGTCAGGTCTCTCCTAACACTTCTTCATCTGCCAACAGGATCAATCGGAACAACCGGCATTTGGTCGTCTAAGCAAAAGCTTGTATACGCCAAAAGCACACCGACTACTCCTGAGTCGACAGATTTGCATTACATTTTTCATGATCTTCTCTCTCTACATGATCAGGCTGCCGTTATGGAAGTGTCGTCCATCGCCCTTGATCAACAGCGCGTAGAAGGCATGACGTTTGATGTTGCCATTCATACGAATTTTTCTGAAGAACACTTGGAATACCATAAAACAATGGAGCACTACAAGCAGTCGAAAATGAGGTTGTTTCAACAGGCTAAGAGCGCGGTTGTGAACGTTGAGGATGAAGGAATGGGCGATGATTTATTGAAGACGTTCACAGGGCGTATGGTCACATACAGCATTTCAGAAGGCGTTCCTGCTATGCTTCAAGCTCGATATTTAACAACGACAAGCGCTGGTACAGCATTTGACTTACATTTCAAAGGAAATCGCTATGAGGTATTTGCTCCTGTGTACGGAGATTACAACATCGCAAACGTCCTGTCTGCGATCGGAACGGCGCTTCTCCTTGGGTATCATATTGAAGACATTTTGGACGTGCTCCCAAATCTTGAAAGTCCCGAAGGTCGCTTTCAAGTTATTCAAGGGCCAAATAATCAACGAGTGATTTTAGACTACGCGCATACGCCCGTGGCACTAACACGCCTCCTACACGAGGTGAAAAAGCTACCTCATAACCGACTCATTCTAATGATCGCGGGAATTGGGATACGTGATTTTAATAAAATGCCGAAAATGGCTCGAGTAGCTGAAGGACAGGCCGATGAAATTGTGGTAACGGTGGATCACCCAGGATTTCATGATCCGAATATTATCGTTGACAACGTGATATCAGGATTCTCAGATCCACATCACCCGAACATCCATCGCGCTCCTACTCGTAGAGAAGGTGTATTAACCTCACTATCTCTTGGTGAAGAAAATGACATTATTCTCTTAACAAGCGGCTGTATAAACGGCGCTCAGCTTGTAAAAGGTGAGGCGATTCCTCACTCTGATGAAGCGATTATAGACGCTTATTATGCATCTATATTATTAAAAGGATGA
- a CDS encoding TetR/AcrR family transcriptional regulator produces the protein MGATPTKQSAIFSASLVLFAERGFDATTIPMIAEGANVGAGTIYRYFKNKESLVNELFQKYVKEFLVCIEKGLLVHRKDFREGFHHIFRGMIQFTVENPRALRFIKTHSQGAFLDEKSLKEYEKLVDLVCDFFREGQQEGSIRTLHVNALIAILFGSFMEVHSLVESQHIILSKELLDELEESLWAAIKQC, from the coding sequence ATGGGAGCGACACCCACAAAGCAGAGCGCTATATTTTCAGCTTCACTCGTTTTGTTTGCAGAAAGAGGGTTTGATGCAACAACGATTCCAATGATTGCAGAAGGTGCAAATGTTGGTGCTGGAACCATTTATCGCTATTTTAAAAACAAAGAGAGCTTAGTCAATGAGCTATTTCAAAAGTATGTAAAGGAATTCCTTGTTTGTATAGAAAAAGGCCTTTTGGTTCATCGCAAGGATTTTAGGGAAGGGTTTCATCATATATTTAGGGGAATGATTCAATTTACCGTTGAAAATCCTCGTGCACTGCGCTTCATTAAAACGCATAGCCAAGGTGCATTTCTAGATGAAAAAAGCTTGAAAGAATATGAAAAACTAGTCGATCTAGTGTGTGATTTTTTTCGTGAGGGTCAACAGGAGGGGTCTATTCGTACCCTACACGTGAACGCTCTCATTGCCATTTTATTTGGAAGCTTCATGGAAGTACATTCTCTCGTTGAAAGTCAGCATATTATCTTAAGCAAAGAGTTGCTCGATGAGCTTGAGGAAAGTCTTTGGGCAGCTATTAAACAATGTTAA